Part of the Chlamydia muridarum str. Nigg genome is shown below.
CTGCCTTGTATTCTTCAGATGATCTTATTTTTGAAAGAATTAAGGGAGATATAGAGCTTTCTTCTTGTTCATCTTTAGAAAGAGGAGGAGCTTGTTCAGCTCAAAGTATTTTAATTCATGATTGTCAAGGATTAACGGTAAAACATTGTGCCGCAGGGGTGAATGTTGAAGGAGTTAGTGCTAGCGACCATCTCGGATTTGGGGGCGGGGCCTTCTCTACTACAAGTTCTCTTTCTGGAGAGAAGAGTTTGTATATGCCTGCAGGCGATATTGTGGTGGCTACCTGCGATGGTCCTGTGTGTTTCGAAGGAAATAGTGCTCAGTTAGCAAATGGTGGCGCTATTGCCGCTTCTGGTAAAGTTCTTTTTGTAGCTAACGAAAAAAAGATTTCCTTTACAGACAACCAAGCTTTGTCTGGAGGAGCTATTTCTGCATCTTCTAGTATTTCTTTCCAAAATTGTGCTGAGCTTGTGTTCAAGAGTAATCTTGCAAAAGGAGTTAAAGATAAATGTTCTTTGGGAGGAGGTGCTTTAGCCTCTTTAGAATCCGTAGTTTTGAAAGATAATCTCGGTATTACTTATGAAAAAAATCAGTCCTATTCGGAAGGAGGGGCTATTTTTGGGAAGGATTGTGAGATTTTTGAAAACAGGGGGCCTGTTGTATTCAGAGATAATACAGCTGCTTTAGGAGGCGGAGCTATTTTGGCGCAACAAACTGTGGCGATTTGTGGTAATAAGTCTGGAATATCTTTTGAAGGAAGTAAGTCTAGTTTTGGAGGGGCCATTGCTTGTGGAAATTTCTCTTCTGAGAATAATTCTTCAGCTTTGGGATCAATTGATATCTCTAACAATCTAGGAGATATCTCTTTTCTTCGGACTCTGTGTACTACTTCGGATTTAGGGCAAACGGATTACCAAGGGGGAGGGGCCTTATTCGCTGAAAATATTTCTCTTTCTGAGAATGCTGGTGCAATTACTTTCAAAGACAATATTGTGAAGACATTTGCCTCAAATGGAAAAATGTTGGGTGGAGGGGCAATTTTAGCTTCAGGAAATGTTTTGATTAGCAAAAACTCTGGAGAGATTTCTTTTGTAGGGAATGCTCGAGCTCCTCAGGCTATTCCGACTCGTTCATCTGACGAATTGTCTTTTGGCGCACAATTAACTCAAACTACTTCAGGATGTTCTGGAGGAGGAGCTCTTTTTGGTAAAGAGGTTGCCATTGTTCAAAATGCCACTGTTGTATTCGAGCAAAATCGCTTACAGTGTGGCGAGCAGGAAACACATGGTGGAGGCGGTGCTGTTTATGGTATGGAGAGTGCCTCTATTATTGGAAACTCTTTTGTGAGATTCGGAAATAATTACGCTGTAGGGAATCAGATTTCTGGAGGAGCTCTTTTATCCAAGAAGGTCCGTTTAGCTGAAAATACAAGGGTAGATTTTTCTCGAAATATCGCTACTTTCTGCGGCGGGGCTGTTCAAGTTTCTGATGGAAGTTGCGAATTGATCAACAATGGGTATGTGCTATTCAGAGATAACCGAGGGCAGACATTTGGTGGGGCTATTTCTTGCTTGAAAGGAGATGTGATCATTTCCGGAAATAAAGATAGGGTTGAGTTTAGAGATAACATTGTGACGCGGCCTTATTTTGAAGAAAATGAAGAAAAAGTTGAGACAGCAGATATTAATTCAGATAAGCAAGAAGCAGAAGAGCGCTCTTTATTAGAGAACATTGAGCAGAGCTTTATTACTGCAACTAATCAGACCTTTTTCTTAGAGGAAGAGAAACTCCCATCAGAAGCTTTTATCTCTGCTGAAGAACTTTCAAAGAGAAGAGAATGTGCTGGTGGGGCGATTTTTGCAAAACGGGTCTACATTACGGATAATAAAGAACCTATCTTGTTTTCGCATAATTTTTCTGATGTTTATGGGGGAGCTATTTTTACGGGTTCTCTACAGGAAACTGATAAACAAGATGTTGTAACTCCTGAAGTTGTGATATCAGGCAACGATGGGGATGTCATTTTTTCTGGAAATGCAGCTAAACATGATAAGCATTTACCTGATACAGGTGGTGGAGCCATTTGTACACAGAATTTGACGATTTCCCAAAACAATGGGAATGTCTTGTTCTTGAACAATTTTGCTTGTTCTGGTGGAGCAGTTCGCATAGAGGATCATGGAGAAGTTCTTTTAGAGGCTTTTGGGGGAGATATTATTTTCAATGGAAACTCTTCTTTCAGAGCTCAAGGATCGGATGCGATCTATTTTGCTGGTAAGGACTCTAGAATTAAAGCTTTAAATGCTACTGAAGGACATGCGATTGTGTTCCAAGATGCATTGGTGTTTGAAAATATAGAAGAAAGAAAGTCTTCGGGACTATTGGTGATTAACTCTCAGGAAAATGAGGGTTATACGGGATCCGTCCGATTTTTAGGATCTGAAAGTAAGGTTCCTCAATGGATTCATGTGCAACAGGGAGGTCTTGAGTTGCTACATGGAGCTATTTTATGTAGTTATGGGGTTAAACAAGATCCTAGAGCTAAAATAGTATTATCTGCTGGATCTAAATTGAAGATTCTAGATTCAGAGCAAGAAAATAACGCAGAAATTGGAGATCTTGAAGATTCTGTTAATTCAGAAAAAACACCATCTCTTTGGATTGGGAAGAACGCTCAAGCAAAAGTCCCTCTGGTTGATATCCATACTATTTCTATTGATTTAGCATCATTTTCTTCTAAAGCTCAGGAAACCCCTGAGGAAGCTCCACAAGTCATCGTCCCTAAGGGAAGTTGTGTCCACTCGGGAGAGTTAAGTTTGGAGTTGGTTAATACAACAGGAAAAGGTTATGAGAATCATGCGTTGTTAAAAAATGATACTCAGGTTTCTCTCATGTCTTTCAAAGAGGAAAATGATGGATCTTTAGAAGATTTGAGTAAGTTGTCTGTTTCGGATTTACGCATTAAAGTTTCTACTCCAGATATTGTAGAAGAAACTTATGGCCATATGGGGGATTGGTCTGAAGCTACAATTCAAGATGGGGCTCTTGTCATTAATTGGCATCCTACTGGATATAAATTAGATCCGCAAAAAGCTGGTTCTTTGGTATTCAATGCATTATGGGAGGAAGAGGCTGTATTGTCTACTCTAAAAAATGCTCGGATTGCCCATAACCTTACCATTCAGAGAATGGAATTTGATTATTCTACAAATGCTTGGGGATTAGCTTTTAGTAGCTTTAGAGAGCTATCTTCAGAGAAGCTTGTTTCTGTTGATGGATATAGAGGCTCTTATATAGGGGCTTCTGCAGGCATTGATACTCAGTTGATGGAAGATTTTGTTTTGGGAATCAGCACGGCTTCCTTCTTCGGGAAAATGCATAGTCAGAATTTTGATGCAGAGATTTCTCGACATGGTTTTGTTGGTTCGGTCTATACAGGCTTCCTAGCTGGGGCCTGGTTCTTCAAGGGGCAGTACAGTCTTGGCGAAACACATAACGATATGACAACTCGTTACGGGGTTTTGGGAGAATCTAATGCTACTTGGAAGTCTCGAGGAGTACTAGCAGATGCTTTAGTTGAATATCGTAGTTTAGTCGGTCCAGCACGACCTAAATTTTATGCTTTGCATTTTAATCCTTATGTCGAGGTATCTTATGCATCTGCGAAGTTCCCTAGTTTTGTAGAACAAGGAGGAGAAGCTCGTGCTTTTGAAGAAACCTCTTTAACAAACATTACCGTTCCCTTTGGTATGAAATTTGAACTATCTTTTACAAAAGGACAGTTTTCAGAGACTAATTCTCTTGGAATAGGTTGTGCATGGGAAATGTATCGGAAAGTCGAAGGAAGATCTGTAGAGCTACTAGAAGCTGGTTTTGATTGGGAAGGATCTCCTATAGATCTCCCTAAACAAGAGCTGAGAGTGGCTTTAGAAAACAATACGGAATGGAGTTCGTATTTTAGTACAGCTCTAGGAGTAACAGCATTTTGTGGAGGATTTTCTTCTATGGATAATAAACTAGGATACGAAGCGAATGCTGGAATGCGTTTGATTTTCTAGTCGATAAGAGGCTATACAAAATCCTGGTCCCTAATCTCTAGAGTGAGATTAGGGATTTTTTTTGCCCCAACAAGATTAAAGAAAATATTTTCTAATTGTTTAGACAATAAGTTGATTAGAGAGTAAAAACTTTCCTGGTTTTTAATAAAATTGTTCAGAGGCTTGTCTAAGCTTGTTTTATCCATCTGAATGATGATTCTTTAAAGGTGATCTAATGACTATTCTTTCTAATGATGGGACCTCCGAGTTCGTGACTTCTTTTATTAACGAAGTCGAAATGGCTAAGGCTGCGCAATTCTCTCGAAAGGATTCTATTGTTAAATCATTCTGTGTTGCGGGATTGATCAGCATAATAGCTGGAGTTGCTGGACTCTTGACAATGGGGATAGTAGGATGTTCTATGGCCGCTGGCTGGGGACTACTGGGAGCTATTGTTGCTTCGGTAGTTGTAGCTGTTGGTTTATGTTGTTTATCAGTAGCTGTTTGTTTGCTAGTTAAAAAATCTAATTTATGGAGTAAAGAACATCAGCTTTGGATGGAGATGAAATCGAAGTTTCAAAGCTTGCTAGCAGAGGCTACGACAGCTGCCAAGGCATTACAAGAAGAAGTAAATAATATTTCAATAGGATGGAAAAATGATACAGAGATATATAAGGAAGATGTCTCTGGATATGAAAATGTTCTGGAGGAGCAATCTTTGCAACTTACACAGATGCGTGATCAGTGCGGTGCTCTTCAGAAGGAGAATTCTTCGTTGCGGAAGAAGGTATTTCTGCATGATATGAAAGCTTTGCGAGAGTCCGTTAAGGCTGGTAAACAAAGGCTAGGTATAAAAAAGGGGAGACGTGCTTCGATTTCTTAAGAACGACTTTGCCTAACATAAGACGTCTCGGCCTACACAGGCCGAGGCTGGTTTTGGAGCACAAAAACTAATCACGACGACTTTCGTCAATAATCGATTGAGTAAAATCCTGAATTTCTTTGGAAATGTTCTTTGCTAGAGTTTTTGTTTGTTCAGCGAATTCTCGTGTATGGTGTTTAGAATTTCGGAGTAACGCTCGTCCTTTTTTCGTGCCGGACGTTTTGACTCGAAGGAGCTTTTTTCTGAGCTGAATTCCACTTTTAGGGACAAAAAGACTAGTAAGTAGCGTAGCTAGAATGCCTCCGAATAGGACGCCACGTAACCACATACAACATTTATTTTTTTTAGGTTTTTGGCTTTTGAACATCCTTCTCTCTCCAAAAAAGTTAGTCTTTTTTTCTTATAAATAGCCATGCACATAAGGCAATGGCTGCAAGTTTAACTCCAAAAATCAATCTGTTGCTGCAAGAATCTTCGGAGTCCTCATCATTGGTGAGTTCTTCTGCTAATTGAGAAATTTTTCGATTGTTGTATTTCTTTCGTAGCCAATTCAGAACAAACTTTTTTCCAAGAAATAGGGGTGCTAGCCATCTAGCTTCGAAGTTGAATAAATCAGCAAGTCGGCTGACGTGTTTCATGATTTTGTGGAGTTTAAGCAGTATGCCAATTGCAAAAGCAAAAATTAAGACCATCCCTAAAGAAAGCAAAATGCAGCAGGTAACTAAAGTTTCTACTAAATAGGGGGTCATAAAAATAAAAAAAATAAATCGTTTAGTTTTCGATAATTATTTTCTTATTTCTTATTTAAAAAGTGAATGTCCAGATAATGTTTGTTTGCTGGTGAAACAGTAAGCTATTGATAGCCAGTGAAATATTGTGTAGGCGTTGTTGAGGAGGTAAATGCAAAGATTTTGATAAAAATAGGGAATATTTATCTTTGAAAATCAAGGATCGGGTAGTTTTGAGCCAAAGGATATTCTTGAGGATAGGACAATGACATGTGATGTAAGCCCGTTATTTGGAACTGATGGCATAAGGGGAAGAGCGAACTTTGAGCCTATGACAGTAGAAACTTCAGTTCTTCTTGGTAAAGCTGTTGCAGGGGTTTTATTGGAAAGACATTCTGGTAAACATCGTGTAGTTGTAGGTAAAGATACCCGTCTTTCTGGATATATGTTTGAAAATGCTCTTATAGCAGGACTTACTTCCATGGGGATAGAGACTCTCATGTTAGGCCCCATTCCTACTCCGGGTGTTGCTTTTATTACCCGAGCCTATCGTGCGGATGCTGGGATCATGATTTCTGCATCCCATAATCCTTATCGAGATAATGGGATTAAGATTTTCTCTTCCGATGGATTCAAAATTGGACAGGCTGTAGAAGAGCGTATAGAGGCTATGATAGCCTCAAAATCTTTTGGGGGCCTTCCTGAAGATCATGCGGTTGGTAAAAATAAACGTGTTAAAGATGCTATGGGAAGGTACATCGAATATGCAAAAGCCACCTTCCCTAAGGGACGAACTTTAAAGGGATTACGCATCGTTTTAGACTGTGCTCACGGGGCAGCTTATAGAGTAGCTCCTTCTGTTTTTGAAGAATTAGATGCAGAAGTGATTTGTTATGGTTGTGAGCCATCTGGATGTAATATCAACGAAGGATGTGGTGCTTTGTGGCCTTCGATTATTCAGAAAGCTGTTATCGAGCATGAAGCTGATGTAGGGATTGCTTTGGATGGGGACGGTGATCGTTTAATTATGGTTGATGAAAAGGGGCATATAGTGGATGGAGATATGCTTCTGAGCATTTGCGCAAGTGATTTAAAGAGAAGACAGGCTTTGCCTGAGAATCGCGTTGTGGCAACCGTAATGACCAATTTTGGAGTGTTGCGTTATTTAGAAAGCCTGGGAATACAAGTAACGATCTCTCCTGTAGGAGATCGACATGTGTTACAACATATGTTGGAAACGAAAGCTATTTTAGGTGGCGAACAAAGTGGGCATATGATTTTTCTGGATTACAATACAACTGGAGACGGAATCGTTTCTGCTCTCCAGGTATTGCGTATTATGATTGAAAGCGAGTCAACGCTATCAGATCTTACTGCTTGTATTGTAAAAAGCCCTCAATCACTAATTAATGTTCCTGTGGCTAAAAAAGTGCCGCTAGATTCTTTAAGTAATGTGCAAGTGGTTCTCCAAGAGGTAAAAGAGA
Proteins encoded:
- a CDS encoding polymorphic outer membrane protein middle domain-containing protein, with amino-acid sequence MSSEKDKKNSCSKFSLSVVAAILASMSGLSNCSDLYAVGSSADHPAYLIPQAGLLLDHIKDIFIGPKDSQDKGQYKLIIGEAGSFQDSNAETLPQKVEHSTLFSVTTPIIVQGIDQQDQVSSQGLVCNFSGDHSEEIFERESFLGIAFLGNGSKDGITLTDIKSSLSGAALYSSDDLIFERIKGDIELSSCSSLERGGACSAQSILIHDCQGLTVKHCAAGVNVEGVSASDHLGFGGGAFSTTSSLSGEKSLYMPAGDIVVATCDGPVCFEGNSAQLANGGAIAASGKVLFVANEKKISFTDNQALSGGAISASSSISFQNCAELVFKSNLAKGVKDKCSLGGGALASLESVVLKDNLGITYEKNQSYSEGGAIFGKDCEIFENRGPVVFRDNTAALGGGAILAQQTVAICGNKSGISFEGSKSSFGGAIACGNFSSENNSSALGSIDISNNLGDISFLRTLCTTSDLGQTDYQGGGALFAENISLSENAGAITFKDNIVKTFASNGKMLGGGAILASGNVLISKNSGEISFVGNARAPQAIPTRSSDELSFGAQLTQTTSGCSGGGALFGKEVAIVQNATVVFEQNRLQCGEQETHGGGGAVYGMESASIIGNSFVRFGNNYAVGNQISGGALLSKKVRLAENTRVDFSRNIATFCGGAVQVSDGSCELINNGYVLFRDNRGQTFGGAISCLKGDVIISGNKDRVEFRDNIVTRPYFEENEEKVETADINSDKQEAEERSLLENIEQSFITATNQTFFLEEEKLPSEAFISAEELSKRRECAGGAIFAKRVYITDNKEPILFSHNFSDVYGGAIFTGSLQETDKQDVVTPEVVISGNDGDVIFSGNAAKHDKHLPDTGGGAICTQNLTISQNNGNVLFLNNFACSGGAVRIEDHGEVLLEAFGGDIIFNGNSSFRAQGSDAIYFAGKDSRIKALNATEGHAIVFQDALVFENIEERKSSGLLVINSQENEGYTGSVRFLGSESKVPQWIHVQQGGLELLHGAILCSYGVKQDPRAKIVLSAGSKLKILDSEQENNAEIGDLEDSVNSEKTPSLWIGKNAQAKVPLVDIHTISIDLASFSSKAQETPEEAPQVIVPKGSCVHSGELSLELVNTTGKGYENHALLKNDTQVSLMSFKEENDGSLEDLSKLSVSDLRIKVSTPDIVEETYGHMGDWSEATIQDGALVINWHPTGYKLDPQKAGSLVFNALWEEEAVLSTLKNARIAHNLTIQRMEFDYSTNAWGLAFSSFRELSSEKLVSVDGYRGSYIGASAGIDTQLMEDFVLGISTASFFGKMHSQNFDAEISRHGFVGSVYTGFLAGAWFFKGQYSLGETHNDMTTRYGVLGESNATWKSRGVLADALVEYRSLVGPARPKFYALHFNPYVEVSYASAKFPSFVEQGGEARAFEETSLTNITVPFGMKFELSFTKGQFSETNSLGIGCAWEMYRKVEGRSVELLEAGFDWEGSPIDLPKQELRVALENNTEWSSYFSTALGVTAFCGGFSSMDNKLGYEANAGMRLIF
- the inaC gene encoding inclusion membrane protein InaC, coding for MTILSNDGTSEFVTSFINEVEMAKAAQFSRKDSIVKSFCVAGLISIIAGVAGLLTMGIVGCSMAAGWGLLGAIVASVVVAVGLCCLSVAVCLLVKKSNLWSKEHQLWMEMKSKFQSLLAEATTAAKALQEEVNNISIGWKNDTEIYKEDVSGYENVLEEQSLQLTQMRDQCGALQKENSSLRKKVFLHDMKALRESVKAGKQRLGIKKGRRASIS
- a CDS encoding YtxH domain-containing protein: MFKSQKPKKNKCCMWLRGVLFGGILATLLTSLFVPKSGIQLRKKLLRVKTSGTKKGRALLRNSKHHTREFAEQTKTLAKNISKEIQDFTQSIIDESRRD
- the glmM gene encoding phosphoglucosamine mutase, whose amino-acid sequence is MTCDVSPLFGTDGIRGRANFEPMTVETSVLLGKAVAGVLLERHSGKHRVVVGKDTRLSGYMFENALIAGLTSMGIETLMLGPIPTPGVAFITRAYRADAGIMISASHNPYRDNGIKIFSSDGFKIGQAVEERIEAMIASKSFGGLPEDHAVGKNKRVKDAMGRYIEYAKATFPKGRTLKGLRIVLDCAHGAAYRVAPSVFEELDAEVICYGCEPSGCNINEGCGALWPSIIQKAVIEHEADVGIALDGDGDRLIMVDEKGHIVDGDMLLSICASDLKRRQALPENRVVATVMTNFGVLRYLESLGIQVTISPVGDRHVLQHMLETKAILGGEQSGHMIFLDYNTTGDGIVSALQVLRIMIESESTLSDLTACIVKSPQSLINVPVAKKVPLDSLSNVQVVLQEVKEILGDSGRILLRYSGTENICRVMVEGTKKHQVDSLAKTIVDVVEAEIGGAEISE